In Spinacia oleracea cultivar Varoflay chromosome 5, BTI_SOV_V1, whole genome shotgun sequence, a single window of DNA contains:
- the LOC110775218 gene encoding probable sugar phosphate/phosphate translocator At3g17430 produces the protein MINTSLALTYLYLLMYILLSSGVILYNKWVLSPKYFNFPFPITLTMVHMGFSGVVAFFLVRVFKVVAPVKMTFEIYATCVIPISAFFASSLWFGNTAYLHISVAFIQMLKALMPVATFVMAVACGTDKLRCDVFLNMLLVSVGVVVSSYGEIHFNIIGTLYQVTGIFAEALRLVLTQVLLQKKGLTLNPITSLYYIAPCSFMFLFIPWYMLEQPQMDISRIQFNFWIFFSNAICALALNFSIFLVIGRTGAVTIRVAGVLKDWILIALSTVIFPESAITGLNIIGYAIALVGVVMYNYLKIKDIRASQPASPERITERVAKDWKFEKKSSDIYVPNDDSKTGGGGGGSNSASEMIVDEEAPLITSSRLSHIGRTHNPHPV, from the exons ATGATCAACACGTCACTTGCACTGACCTATCTCTACTTATTGATGTACATTTTACTTTCATCTGGAGTTATACTTTACAATAAG TGGGTTCTTTCTCCAAAGTACTTCaattttccatttccaataacaCTCACAATGGTTCATATGGGGTTCTCTGGAGTGGTGGCATTCTTTCTTGTTCGTGTTTTTAAG GTTGTAGCTCCTGTCAAAATGACATTTGAAAT TTACGCGACATGTGTAATTCCCATAAGTGCCTTCTTTGCCTCAAGTCTTTG GTTTGGAAACACTGCTTATTTGCATATTTCAGTGGCCTTCATCCAAATGCTTAAGGCTCTGA TGCCCGTTGCAACTTTTGTCATGGCCGTTGCGTGTGGCACTGACAAACTAAGGTGTGACGTGTTCTTGAACATGCTCCTGGTCAGTGTCGGAGTCGTCGTTTCCTCATATGGGGAAATCCATTTTAATATCATCGGCACACTATACCAGGTCACTGGAATATTCGCTGAAGCACTTAGGCTGGTCCTAACTCAAGTTCTCTTACAGAAGAAGGGTTTGACTCTAAATCCTATCACCAGCTTGTATTACATAGCTCCGTGCAG TTTTATGTTTCTGTTTATTCCATGGTATATGCTGGAGCAACCTCAAATGGATATTTCCcgcattcaattcaatttctggattttcttcTCCAATGCAATTTGCGCTCTGGCCTTGAACTTCTCAATTTTCTTGGTAATCGGTAGAACTGGGGCAGTTACTATCCGTGTTGCTGGTGTTCTAAAAGACTGGATTCTGATTGCTCTTTCGACAGTGATCTTTCCGGAATCAGCTATCACAGGGCTCAACATAATTGGCTATGCAATTG CACTTGTTGGTGTTGTTATGTACAACTATTTGAAGATAAAGGATATCCGTGCATCTCAACCAGCTTCACCTGAAAGAATTACAGAGAGAGTTGCAAAG GATTGGAAGTTTGAAAAGAAGTCATCTGATATATATGTACCCAATGATGATAGTAAAACTGGTGGAGGCGGTGGAGGGAGTAATTCAGCTTCTGAGATGATTGTTGACGAAGAAGCTCCTTTAATTACATCTTCCAGGCTATCTCATATAGGGCGAACACATAACCCACATCCTGTATGA